Proteins encoded by one window of Agelaius phoeniceus isolate bAgePho1 chromosome 3, bAgePho1.hap1, whole genome shotgun sequence:
- the FABP7 gene encoding fatty acid-binding protein, brain: MVEAFCATWKLVDSHNFDEYMKALGVGFATRQVGNVTKPTVIISTEGDKVVIRTQSTFKNTEISFKLGEEFDETTPDDRNCKSVVTLDGEKLVHVQKWDGKETNFVREIKDGKMVMTLTFGDVVAVRHYEKA, translated from the exons ATGGTCGAGGCTTTCTGCGCCACCTGGAAGCTGGTAGACAGCCACAACTTCGACGAGTATATGAAGGCACTGG GAGTGGGGTTTGCAACACGGCAGGTGGGGAATGTGACTAAACCCACTGTGATTATCAGCACCGAGGGGGACAAAGTAGTGATCAGAACTCAAAGCACTTTCAAAAACACAGAAATCAGCTTTAAACTCGGAGAGGAATTTGATGAAACTACCCCCGATGACAGAAACTGCAAA TCAGTTGTGACCCTGGATGGAGAGAAGCTAGTGCACGTACAGAAATGGGACGGCAAAGAGACAAACTTTGTGAGAGAAATAAAGGATGGCAAAATGGTAATG ACTCTTACCTTTGGTGATGTGGTTGCTGTTCGCCACTATGAGAAAGCATAG